The following are encoded together in the Kribbella sp. CA-293567 genome:
- a CDS encoding fumarate hydratase → MSADFNYSELLPLGADDTEYRLLTTEGVSTFTAGGRTFLQVEPEVLQQLTAEAMHDISHYLRTAHLSQLRRIIDDPEASGNDRFVALDLLKNANISAGGVLPMCQDTGTAIVMGKKSEGVLTGAVDEEWISRGVYDAYTKLNLRYSQMAPLTMWDEKNTGSNLPAQIELYSTPGSAAADPAYKFLFMAKGGGSANKSFLFQETKAVLNPDGMMKFLDEKIRSLGTAACPPYHLAIVVGGTSAEYALKTAKYASAHYLDALPTTGSPLGNGFRDLELEQKVFQLTQDFGIGAQFGGKYFCHDVRVIRLPRHGASCPVAIAVSCSADRQALAKITPEGVFLEQLERDPARFLPDTTDEQLPDDTDVVRIDLNRPMAEIRTELSKLPVKTRLSLNGPLVVARDIAHAKIKERLDAGEPMPQYLKDHAVYYAGPAKTPEGYASGSFGPTTAGRMDAYVDQFQAAGGSFVMLAKGNRSAKVTAACKEHGGFYLGSIGGPAARLAQDCIKSVDVIEYAELGMEAVWKIEVEDFPAFVVVDDKGNDFFTDTRKPVPLTTRPRS, encoded by the coding sequence GTGTCCGCCGACTTCAACTACTCCGAACTGCTCCCGCTCGGAGCCGACGACACGGAGTACCGGCTCCTCACCACCGAGGGAGTGAGCACGTTCACCGCGGGTGGGCGCACCTTCCTGCAGGTGGAGCCCGAGGTGCTGCAGCAGCTCACCGCCGAGGCGATGCACGACATCTCGCACTACCTCCGGACGGCGCACCTCAGCCAGCTGCGGCGGATCATCGACGACCCGGAGGCATCGGGGAACGACCGGTTCGTCGCGCTCGACCTGCTGAAGAACGCGAACATCTCGGCCGGTGGCGTGCTGCCGATGTGCCAGGACACCGGTACGGCGATCGTGATGGGCAAGAAGTCCGAGGGCGTGCTCACCGGCGCCGTCGACGAGGAGTGGATCAGCCGGGGCGTGTACGACGCCTACACCAAGCTCAACCTGCGCTACTCGCAGATGGCGCCGCTGACGATGTGGGACGAGAAGAACACCGGCTCCAACCTGCCGGCCCAGATCGAGCTCTACTCGACGCCGGGCTCGGCCGCGGCGGATCCGGCGTACAAGTTCCTCTTCATGGCCAAGGGCGGCGGCTCGGCGAACAAGTCGTTCCTGTTCCAGGAGACCAAGGCGGTGCTCAACCCGGACGGGATGATGAAGTTCCTGGACGAGAAGATCCGCTCGCTCGGTACGGCGGCCTGCCCGCCGTACCACCTGGCGATCGTGGTCGGCGGCACCTCCGCGGAGTACGCGCTGAAGACGGCGAAGTACGCGTCGGCGCACTATCTGGACGCGTTGCCGACGACGGGATCGCCGCTGGGCAACGGGTTCCGCGACCTGGAGCTGGAGCAGAAGGTCTTCCAGCTGACCCAGGACTTCGGTATCGGCGCGCAGTTCGGCGGCAAGTACTTCTGCCACGACGTGCGGGTGATCCGGCTGCCGCGGCACGGCGCGTCCTGCCCGGTCGCGATCGCGGTCTCCTGCTCCGCCGACCGCCAGGCGCTGGCGAAGATCACGCCGGAGGGCGTGTTCCTGGAGCAGCTCGAGCGTGACCCGGCGCGGTTCCTGCCGGACACCACCGACGAGCAGTTGCCGGACGACACCGATGTCGTCCGGATCGACCTGAACCGGCCGATGGCCGAGATCCGCACGGAGTTGTCGAAGCTGCCGGTCAAGACGCGGCTGTCACTGAACGGCCCGCTGGTGGTGGCCCGTGACATCGCGCACGCCAAGATCAAGGAGCGCCTCGACGCGGGCGAGCCGATGCCGCAGTACCTGAAGGACCACGCCGTGTACTACGCCGGCCCCGCGAAGACCCCCGAGGGCTACGCCTCAGGTTCGTTCGGCCCGACCACGGCCGGCCGGATGGACGCCTACGTCGACCAGTTCCAGGCGGCCGGCGGCTCCTTCGTGATGCTTGCCAAGGGCAACCGCTCGGCCAAGGTCACGGCCGCCTGCAAGGAGCACGGTGGCTTCTACCTCGGCTCGATCGGCGGCCCCGCCGCCCGCCTGGCGCAGGACTGCATCAAGTCCGTCGACGTGATCGAGTACGCCGAACTGGGGATGGAGGCGGTCTGGAAGATCGAGGTCGAGGACTTCCCCGCCTTCGTGGTCGTCGACGACAAGGGCAACGACTTCTTCACCGACACCCGCAAGCCGGTCCCCCTCACCACCCGCCCCCGCAGCTGA
- a CDS encoding DUF1707 SHOCT-like domain-containing protein yields the protein MAEDEVYPPNRPQDAPRPEQTPQAAPTGDELALRRRVSDFEREQVADVLREAAAEGRLSYTELEDRLETLYSAKTYGELVEIASDLPNGPTAPTASAVAHHPQPQPGMTVHAPVINVFLSDQKRTGGWLAAQRQEVNAVLGDVTLDYTEAQVPYDEIYIDVKSILADVKIRVPQNAIVHLDSNPILGSVSEQAAGIGGPAGQQSTGPVKVFHIRGTAILGDIKIKRGPRLSKRLGLT from the coding sequence GTGGCCGAAGACGAGGTTTACCCGCCGAACCGCCCGCAGGACGCGCCTCGGCCGGAGCAGACGCCGCAGGCGGCGCCGACCGGTGACGAGCTGGCGCTGCGCAGACGGGTGTCGGACTTCGAGCGCGAACAGGTCGCCGACGTGCTGCGGGAAGCTGCGGCCGAAGGCAGGCTGAGTTACACCGAGCTGGAGGACCGGCTCGAGACCCTGTACTCCGCCAAGACCTACGGCGAGCTGGTCGAGATCGCCTCCGACCTCCCCAACGGCCCCACCGCGCCCACTGCGTCCGCCGTCGCGCACCACCCGCAGCCGCAGCCCGGCATGACCGTGCACGCGCCGGTCATCAACGTCTTCCTGTCCGACCAGAAGCGCACCGGCGGCTGGCTCGCGGCCCAACGCCAGGAGGTCAACGCGGTCCTCGGCGACGTGACGCTGGACTACACCGAGGCGCAGGTCCCGTACGACGAGATCTACATCGACGTGAAGTCCATCCTCGCCGACGTCAAGATCCGCGTCCCGCAGAACGCGATCGTCCACCTGGACAGCAACCCGATCCTCGGCTCGGTCTCCGAGCAGGCAGCCGGCATCGGCGGCCCCGCCGGCCAGCAGTCCACCGGGCCGGTCAAGGTCTTCCACATCCGCGGCACCGCCATCCTCGGCGACATCAAGATCAAACGAGGCCCCCGCCTCAGCAAACGCCTCGGCCTCACCTGA
- a CDS encoding carbohydrate kinase family protein has product MTAPVLVIGEALVDIVSTGPGTGSTRNGKTGSKATPGGSPANVAVGLARLGLPTELVTRFGTDPYGDQLGAHLFGNGVQLSPGSVDPNFRTSTATATLDAAGVASYQFDITWEPPKLSLRRGSPVVHTGSIATVLEPGAAAIRSFLASLADQPVTVTLDPNARPTITPDPVSTWAAVRELAASADLVKLSDEDCEFLRPGLSPDEIAAELLTVERTKCVVITRGGDGAIGISREARVEVTAPAIEVTDTVGAGDSFMSALIAGLQARGLLGAARLKGLDERSLHEVVDYAVKAAAITCTRHGADPPTAAEHSATWG; this is encoded by the coding sequence GTGACGGCACCCGTCCTCGTCATCGGCGAGGCGCTCGTGGACATCGTCTCCACCGGCCCGGGCACCGGCTCCACCCGGAACGGGAAGACCGGCAGCAAGGCGACCCCCGGCGGTTCGCCGGCCAACGTCGCGGTCGGCCTGGCCCGGCTCGGCCTGCCGACCGAGCTCGTCACCCGCTTCGGCACCGACCCGTACGGCGACCAGCTCGGCGCCCACCTGTTCGGCAACGGCGTCCAGCTCTCCCCGGGTTCGGTCGATCCGAACTTCCGGACCAGTACCGCGACTGCCACGCTCGACGCCGCGGGAGTCGCGTCGTACCAGTTCGACATCACCTGGGAGCCGCCGAAGCTCTCGCTGCGGCGCGGCAGCCCCGTGGTGCACACCGGCTCGATCGCGACTGTGCTCGAGCCGGGTGCCGCCGCGATCCGGAGCTTCCTCGCATCGCTCGCTGACCAGCCGGTCACGGTGACTCTCGATCCGAACGCACGCCCGACGATCACCCCCGACCCGGTGAGCACCTGGGCCGCAGTACGGGAGCTCGCGGCGTCGGCCGACCTGGTGAAGCTCAGTGACGAGGACTGCGAGTTCTTGCGGCCCGGGTTGTCGCCCGACGAGATCGCTGCCGAACTGCTGACCGTCGAGCGCACCAAGTGCGTAGTGATCACCCGCGGCGGCGACGGCGCGATCGGAATCAGCCGGGAGGCGCGCGTCGAGGTGACGGCACCGGCCATCGAGGTGACCGACACCGTTGGGGCCGGCGACTCCTTCATGTCCGCTCTCATCGCCGGCCTGCAAGCGCGCGGGTTACTGGGCGCAGCACGGCTGAAGGGGCTCGACGAGCGGTCCCTGCACGAGGTGGTCGACTACGCGGTGAAGGCCGCCGCAATCACCTGCACCCGCCACGGCGCCGACCCACCCACGGCCGCCGAGCACTCCGCAACCTGGGGCTGA
- a CDS encoding class II fumarate hydratase, producing the protein MGDNVEFRIEHDTMGEVKVPRDALWRAQTQRAVENFPISGQPLAPALVHALAQIKASAAVVNAELGVVDRKLADGIVAAADRVSAGEFDAEFPIDVFQTGSGTSTNMNVNEVLATLATRALDAEVHPNDHVNASQSSNDTFPSAIHVAATAGVVQDLLPALEHLVRSLSAKGAEFATVVKSGRTHLMDATPVTLGQEFDGYAAQISRGADRVRATLPRVTELPLGGTAVGTGINTPAGFAGKVITELNRRTGLELSEAADHFEAQGARDALVELSGQLKTIAVSLTKICNDLRWMGSGPRAGLGEIALPDLQPGSSIMPGKVNPVICEATLMVAAQVIGNDTTITVAGAGGNFELNVMLPVIARNLLESIQLLGNASVLLADRCVDGITANVEHARALAESSPSIVTPLNKYLGYENAAAVAKSALKQGKSIREVVIENGHVSNGDLTEAQLDAALDLLSMTRPADS; encoded by the coding sequence ATGGGAGACAACGTGGAATTCAGGATCGAGCACGACACGATGGGCGAGGTGAAGGTGCCGCGGGACGCGTTGTGGCGGGCCCAGACCCAGCGCGCGGTGGAGAACTTCCCGATCTCCGGCCAACCGCTGGCGCCGGCCCTTGTGCACGCGCTCGCGCAGATCAAGGCCTCGGCCGCGGTGGTGAACGCCGAGCTCGGGGTGGTGGACCGGAAGCTTGCCGACGGCATCGTCGCGGCCGCCGACCGGGTCAGCGCCGGGGAATTCGACGCCGAGTTCCCGATCGACGTCTTCCAGACCGGCTCCGGTACCTCGACCAACATGAACGTCAACGAGGTGCTCGCCACCCTCGCGACCCGGGCGCTGGACGCCGAGGTGCACCCGAACGACCACGTCAACGCGAGCCAGTCCAGTAACGACACCTTCCCGTCGGCGATCCATGTCGCCGCGACGGCCGGCGTCGTCCAGGACCTGCTGCCCGCGCTGGAGCACCTGGTGCGGTCCTTGTCCGCCAAGGGTGCCGAGTTCGCGACGGTGGTGAAGTCCGGGCGCACGCACCTGATGGACGCGACGCCGGTGACGCTCGGCCAGGAGTTCGACGGGTATGCCGCGCAGATCAGCCGGGGCGCCGACCGGGTCCGCGCGACCCTGCCGCGGGTGACCGAGCTGCCGCTCGGTGGGACCGCGGTGGGCACCGGGATCAACACGCCGGCCGGGTTCGCCGGCAAGGTGATCACGGAGCTCAACCGGCGGACCGGGCTGGAGCTGAGCGAGGCGGCCGATCACTTCGAGGCGCAGGGTGCTCGCGACGCGCTGGTGGAGCTGTCGGGGCAACTGAAGACGATCGCCGTCAGCCTGACCAAGATCTGCAACGACCTGCGCTGGATGGGGTCCGGGCCGCGCGCCGGCCTCGGCGAGATCGCGCTGCCGGACCTGCAACCGGGCTCCAGCATCATGCCGGGCAAGGTGAACCCGGTGATCTGCGAGGCGACCCTGATGGTGGCCGCGCAGGTGATCGGCAACGACACCACCATCACGGTGGCCGGGGCCGGCGGCAACTTCGAGCTGAACGTGATGCTCCCGGTGATCGCGCGCAACCTGCTGGAGTCCATCCAGCTGCTCGGCAACGCGTCGGTGCTGCTCGCCGACCGCTGTGTCGACGGCATCACGGCGAACGTCGAGCACGCCCGCGCGCTGGCCGAGTCGTCCCCGTCGATCGTCACCCCGCTGAACAAGTACCTCGGCTACGAGAACGCGGCCGCGGTGGCCAAGAGCGCGCTCAAGCAGGGCAAGTCGATCCGCGAGGTCGTGATCGAGAACGGTCATGTCAGCAACGGCGACCTGACCGAGGCGCAGCTCGACGCCGCCCTCGACCTGCTCTCGATGACCCGCCCGGCGGACTCGTGA
- a CDS encoding DUF402 domain-containing protein, with the protein MTAEASPGLDLYWEPGTTIEWIYQGSGQFSDYPQVRPMTVIRDDADGLVAWLAPGTPLIKPVLVDGRELRHAGPEGMFTDERVLKLDIWHGTGILKASPAGKPWSVWHFWAADETFLGWYVNLEAEHDRDLAARRTTSLDYVLDLWIHPDRRIEWKDEDELEGAVATGRFTQAEADRIIADAHTAVRDVESWTTPFADNWKDWRPAPDLRLPEAPTGYAVAHIAEELLG; encoded by the coding sequence GTGACGGCAGAGGCGTCGCCCGGCCTCGACCTGTACTGGGAGCCCGGGACGACGATCGAGTGGATCTACCAGGGCTCGGGACAGTTCAGCGACTATCCCCAGGTGCGGCCGATGACGGTGATCCGCGACGACGCGGACGGCCTGGTCGCCTGGCTCGCCCCCGGCACGCCACTGATCAAACCGGTCCTCGTCGACGGCCGCGAACTGCGGCACGCGGGCCCCGAGGGCATGTTCACCGACGAGCGGGTGCTCAAGCTCGACATCTGGCACGGCACCGGCATCCTGAAGGCGTCCCCGGCCGGCAAACCCTGGTCGGTGTGGCACTTCTGGGCGGCCGACGAGACCTTCCTCGGGTGGTACGTGAACCTCGAAGCCGAGCACGACCGCGACCTGGCCGCCCGCCGTACCACCTCACTCGACTACGTCCTCGACCTCTGGATCCACCCGGACCGCCGGATCGAGTGGAAGGACGAAGACGAACTGGAAGGCGCCGTCGCCACCGGCCGCTTCACCCAGGCCGAGGCGGACCGCATCATCGCCGACGCCCACACCGCAGTACGCGACGTCGAGTCCTGGACCACCCCCTTCGCCGACAACTGGAAGGACTGGCGCCCAGCCCCCGACCTCCGCCTCCCCGAAGCCCCCACCGGCTACGCGGTAGCCCACATAGCCGAAGAACTCCTGGGCTGA
- a CDS encoding spermidine synthase — MDDVETSSEELLASAALSSVLRPRRVLVGGLGLGYTVRALLADERVESVLVAEIEPAVVQWMRDGLVPSVLEDERVRVAVGDVRDVVLGAAVGSLDALLLDVDNGPDFLVYNENSALYEASFLAECRQRLAPGGVLSVWSSSASGALEDAVRAVFGECVVRPVPVRLQGRAETYYVYQGSS, encoded by the coding sequence ATGGACGACGTGGAGACGTCGAGCGAGGAGCTGCTCGCGTCGGCGGCCTTGTCCTCGGTACTGCGTCCGCGGAGGGTGCTGGTGGGCGGGCTGGGGCTCGGCTACACCGTCCGCGCACTGCTCGCCGATGAGCGGGTGGAATCGGTGCTGGTGGCGGAGATCGAGCCGGCGGTGGTGCAGTGGATGCGGGACGGGCTGGTGCCGTCGGTGCTTGAGGACGAGCGGGTGCGGGTCGCGGTGGGGGACGTGCGCGACGTCGTACTGGGTGCGGCTGTGGGGTCGCTGGACGCGCTGTTGCTGGATGTCGACAACGGTCCGGATTTCCTTGTCTACAACGAGAATTCAGCGCTCTACGAAGCGAGCTTTCTGGCCGAGTGCCGGCAGCGGCTGGCGCCGGGCGGAGTACTGAGCGTGTGGTCCTCGTCGGCGTCCGGTGCGTTGGAGGACGCCGTACGGGCTGTTTTCGGCGAGTGCGTGGTGCGGCCCGTCCCGGTGCGGCTGCAGGGACGGGCCGAGACCTACTACGTCTATCAGGGCAGCTCGTAG
- a CDS encoding nucleotidyltransferase family protein, whose translation MFVTGLVLAAEGAPRLGVPKQLLAYHGGTLLGASLETARDCGFDQLIVTLGTASEQVRERVDLNGVRVVESPHADTGSSSIVPALEVVDRRTDGVVVMLGDQPGVNSATVWTLVAEVAGPATPIGVTRYDDGRGHPCWFGRELFGELGQLRHDQDIWGLVEASRHPVTDVDAAGNIPLRVENWDDYRSLIAQPDALGFETPVVPPSSVPTRGRLTRRTSRRRRV comes from the coding sequence GTGTTCGTCACCGGACTGGTCCTGGCCGCCGAGGGAGCGCCGCGGCTCGGCGTACCGAAGCAGTTGCTGGCCTATCACGGGGGCACGCTGCTGGGCGCTTCGCTGGAGACCGCGCGGGACTGTGGCTTCGACCAGTTGATCGTCACCCTCGGGACGGCGTCCGAACAGGTCCGCGAGCGCGTCGACCTGAACGGCGTGCGAGTGGTCGAGTCGCCGCACGCCGACACGGGGAGTTCGTCGATCGTGCCGGCGCTGGAGGTGGTCGACCGGCGTACCGACGGCGTTGTGGTGATGCTGGGCGACCAGCCAGGCGTGAACTCGGCCACTGTCTGGACCTTGGTCGCCGAGGTGGCCGGCCCGGCGACGCCGATCGGCGTGACCCGGTACGACGACGGCCGCGGCCACCCGTGCTGGTTCGGCCGGGAACTCTTCGGTGAGCTGGGGCAGTTGCGGCACGACCAGGACATCTGGGGCCTGGTCGAGGCGAGCCGGCATCCGGTCACCGATGTAGATGCCGCAGGCAACATTCCGCTCCGGGTCGAGAACTGGGACGACTACCGGTCGCTGATCGCCCAACCCGACGCCCTGGGCTTCGAGACCCCGGTCGTCCCGCCTTCCTCAGTCCCGACCCGCGGCCGCCTGACCCGCCGAACCTCACGCCGCCGCCGCGTCTGA
- a CDS encoding helix-turn-helix transcriptional regulator gives MPRHEGVLDPAGGPVVEFAIELRRLRTRSGRTYRQLAVQANYSHVHLQRAAKGEKLPGWPLAEAFARACGASTVEIAALKAHWNGVRRGMSRPQRSPWSVTVVDPVEPPSEDPADATTSRRVDLERHLGPIGSSVERLAIESGSLRNIRSRAALGTALRRLAEREGLTGIRSMAAFVELNSAMLDDWFNGRATPEEQNLERFLAALGCSVRERREFSIALQRIWDHDVAWYLALRGTDRAVVAAIRPGRTIGQIARQAGVSERVVQDRVAVLNHLFDTRSLAGLALHLERLWDYSSPGERVD, from the coding sequence ATGCCGCGGCATGAGGGCGTCCTCGATCCCGCGGGCGGACCGGTGGTCGAGTTCGCCATCGAGCTGCGCCGGTTGCGAACTCGGAGCGGTCGCACCTATCGGCAGCTCGCCGTCCAGGCGAACTACTCGCATGTGCATCTTCAGCGTGCGGCCAAAGGAGAGAAGCTTCCTGGCTGGCCGTTGGCGGAGGCGTTCGCTCGGGCATGTGGTGCGTCGACTGTCGAGATCGCAGCACTGAAGGCGCACTGGAACGGGGTACGCCGAGGCATGAGTCGTCCGCAGCGCTCACCGTGGTCGGTCACGGTCGTCGACCCCGTGGAGCCACCGTCGGAGGACCCGGCCGACGCGACGACCTCACGGCGAGTCGATCTCGAGCGGCACCTCGGACCGATCGGCTCCAGCGTCGAACGGCTCGCGATCGAGAGTGGCTCGTTGCGCAACATCAGGTCCAGAGCAGCCCTGGGGACTGCGCTGCGGCGGCTGGCCGAACGTGAGGGGCTGACCGGAATTCGCAGTATGGCGGCGTTCGTCGAGCTGAACAGCGCGATGCTCGACGACTGGTTCAACGGTCGCGCGACGCCCGAGGAACAGAACCTCGAGCGGTTTCTCGCTGCTCTCGGCTGCAGCGTCCGGGAGCGGCGCGAGTTCTCGATCGCCCTCCAGCGGATCTGGGATCACGACGTCGCGTGGTACCTGGCGTTGCGTGGTACCGATCGGGCGGTCGTGGCAGCGATCCGGCCCGGGCGAACGATCGGTCAGATCGCGCGGCAGGCAGGCGTGTCCGAGCGGGTCGTCCAGGATCGAGTAGCTGTCCTCAATCACCTGTTCGACACTCGCAGTCTCGCCGGGCTGGCTCTCCATCTCGAAAGGCTCTGGGACTACAGCAGCCCCGGAGAACGGGTCGACTGA
- a CDS encoding DUF4245 domain-containing protein, protein MSSTSEGPTAEQRRAAAEKARVRAEAEAYRAQNKIDRAKARTMTNMFWALLACFIVVGFLAAVTWRPKSEKVRAIEYTAQLEDARKVASWVRGPEPMPAGWTATNVEFRAPQQSPITWHLGIVTDQKKYVGLEQSNVTSKGFQTDELGKTSDDGTSTVAGVVWQRKTLLDRKNEHALVLIGSGVTTIVTGNAGYQALETFAATLR, encoded by the coding sequence ATGAGCTCGACGAGTGAAGGGCCGACGGCGGAGCAGCGGCGGGCCGCCGCGGAGAAGGCCCGGGTCCGCGCCGAGGCCGAGGCGTACCGCGCGCAGAACAAGATCGACCGGGCCAAGGCGCGGACGATGACCAACATGTTCTGGGCGCTGCTGGCCTGCTTCATCGTGGTGGGTTTCCTGGCAGCCGTCACCTGGCGGCCGAAGTCGGAGAAGGTCCGCGCGATCGAGTACACGGCCCAGCTCGAGGACGCCCGCAAGGTCGCGTCCTGGGTCCGCGGCCCCGAGCCGATGCCGGCCGGCTGGACCGCCACGAACGTGGAATTCCGGGCGCCGCAGCAAAGCCCGATCACCTGGCACCTGGGAATTGTCACCGACCAGAAGAAATACGTCGGGCTGGAGCAGTCCAACGTCACCAGCAAGGGATTCCAGACCGACGAACTCGGAAAGACCTCCGACGACGGTACGTCGACCGTGGCCGGCGTGGTCTGGCAGCGCAAAACCCTGCTGGACCGCAAGAACGAGCACGCGCTGGTCCTGATCGGCTCCGGTGTCACCACCATTGTCACCGGAAATGCCGGATATCAGGCGCTTGAAACGTTTGCTGCGACGTTGCGCTGA
- a CDS encoding helix-turn-helix domain-containing protein: MSDRQGWDGLRRERMDEPGADQAYDAARRAFELGAAVRQMREERGWTQTRLAQSAGMTQSALARFEAGGTIPTLALLERIAQALDTHLVVKFDQHHSAA, from the coding sequence GTGTCGGATCGACAGGGTTGGGACGGGCTCCGGCGGGAGCGGATGGATGAGCCCGGAGCCGACCAGGCGTACGACGCGGCTCGGCGTGCCTTCGAATTGGGTGCTGCCGTGCGGCAGATGCGCGAAGAACGCGGCTGGACCCAGACGCGGTTGGCGCAGTCCGCAGGGATGACGCAGTCGGCGCTGGCGAGGTTCGAAGCCGGAGGAACCATCCCCACGCTGGCGTTGCTCGAGCGGATCGCCCAAGCGCTCGACACTCACCTGGTGGTCAAGTTCGACCAGCACCACTCAGCCGCATAA
- the glpX gene encoding class II fructose-bisphosphatase has translation MSDPTTPPAHLEVDEHAPDRNLALELVRVTEAAAMAAGRWVGRGDKNGADGAAVNAMRTLIGTVGMNGVVVIGEGEKDNAPMLYNGEQVGSGDGPECDVAVDPVDGTTLVAKGMANGIAVMAVAPRNTMYDPSAVFYMEKLVVGPEAADVVDIRLPVSENIRRVAKAKGSSVDDVTVVLLDRPRHDDLAAQIRATGARIKFISDGDVAGAVEAARPDTGLDMLIGIGGTPEGIIAACAMKCMGGMIQGRLWPKDDDERQKAIDAGHDLDRVLSTDDLVSGDDCFFVATGITDGELLRGVRYRSAIARTHSLVMRSRSGTIRSIESEHQLSKLRAYSAIDFEHAR, from the coding sequence ATGAGCGACCCGACCACTCCCCCTGCCCATCTCGAGGTCGACGAGCACGCCCCCGACCGCAACCTGGCCCTGGAGCTGGTCCGGGTCACCGAGGCAGCCGCGATGGCGGCCGGGCGGTGGGTCGGCCGGGGCGACAAGAACGGCGCCGACGGCGCAGCCGTGAACGCGATGCGCACCCTGATCGGCACCGTCGGCATGAACGGCGTCGTGGTGATCGGCGAGGGCGAGAAGGACAACGCCCCGATGCTCTACAACGGCGAGCAGGTCGGCTCCGGCGACGGGCCCGAGTGCGATGTCGCGGTCGACCCGGTCGACGGTACGACGCTGGTCGCCAAGGGGATGGCCAACGGCATCGCCGTGATGGCGGTGGCGCCGCGCAACACGATGTACGACCCGTCCGCGGTGTTCTACATGGAGAAGCTCGTGGTCGGCCCCGAGGCCGCCGACGTGGTGGACATCCGGCTGCCCGTCTCGGAGAACATCCGCCGGGTCGCCAAGGCGAAGGGTTCCTCGGTCGACGACGTCACCGTCGTCCTGCTCGACCGGCCGCGGCACGACGATCTGGCCGCGCAGATCCGGGCCACCGGCGCGCGGATCAAGTTCATCAGCGACGGCGACGTGGCCGGCGCGGTCGAGGCGGCCCGGCCGGACACCGGTCTGGACATGCTGATCGGCATCGGCGGTACGCCGGAGGGCATCATCGCCGCCTGCGCGATGAAGTGCATGGGCGGGATGATCCAGGGCCGGCTGTGGCCGAAGGACGACGACGAGCGGCAGAAGGCGATCGACGCCGGCCACGATCTCGACCGGGTGCTGTCCACCGACGACCTGGTCAGCGGCGACGACTGCTTCTTCGTCGCCACCGGCATCACCGACGGCGAACTGCTCCGCGGCGTCCGCTACCGCAGCGCGATCGCGCGCACCCACTCGCTGGTGATGCGCTCGCGCAGCGGCACGATCCGCAGCATCGAGAGCGAGCACCAGCTGTCGAAACTGCGCGCGTACTCCGCCATCGACTTCGAGCACGCCCGGTGA
- a CDS encoding type II toxin-antitoxin system RelE/ParE family toxin, whose translation MTWGTVELEAEVRAWLEELPTEHFARSAFYIDLLAERGPLLGEPYTKQLDGKLRELRFWLEQDAMRISYWIATDRRIVLLTVFRKTRMRETREVERARRVFRRCVEESHEVSTAEEA comes from the coding sequence ATGACCTGGGGTACCGTTGAACTTGAAGCCGAGGTACGGGCGTGGCTCGAGGAACTTCCTACCGAACATTTCGCGAGATCCGCCTTCTACATCGACCTTCTCGCCGAGCGCGGGCCTCTGCTCGGCGAGCCATACACGAAACAACTCGACGGCAAACTCCGCGAGCTGCGGTTCTGGCTCGAGCAGGATGCGATGCGGATCAGTTACTGGATCGCCACTGATCGGCGGATCGTTCTGCTGACGGTCTTCCGCAAGACGAGGATGCGAGAGACGCGCGAGGTCGAGAGAGCGCGCAGGGTCTTTCGGCGGTGTGTCGAGGAGTCGCACGAAGTGTCTACGGCCGAGGAGGCTTGA
- a CDS encoding DUF3224 domain-containing protein, with the protein MRFTQAFEITKWDQSTYDESGELTLGRAVVGKTFTGSKLEGADLDQVEGLEGTSTAELLMVGTAQGPAAYTAVERFTGTLAGRDGTFVIVHGASADQTSSPGKIVAADGDLTGLTGTVVYEHDDQGPRLTVDYELP; encoded by the coding sequence ATGCGCTTCACGCAGGCATTCGAGATCACCAAATGGGACCAGTCGACCTACGACGAGTCCGGTGAGCTCACCCTGGGCCGGGCCGTCGTCGGCAAGACCTTCACCGGCTCCAAGCTCGAGGGCGCCGACCTCGACCAGGTCGAGGGCCTCGAGGGCACCAGCACCGCCGAGCTGCTGATGGTGGGCACCGCGCAGGGCCCCGCGGCGTACACGGCGGTCGAGCGCTTCACCGGCACCCTGGCGGGCCGTGACGGCACCTTCGTCATCGTGCACGGCGCGAGCGCCGACCAGACCTCGTCACCGGGCAAGATCGTCGCGGCCGACGGTGACCTCACCGGTCTGACCGGCACGGTCGTCTACGAGCACGACGACCAGGGCCCGCGCCTGACGGTGGACTACGAGCTGCCCTGA